In Natronococcus occultus SP4, the following proteins share a genomic window:
- a CDS encoding NADH-ubiquinone oxidoreductase-F iron-sulfur binding region domain-containing protein, with amino-acid sequence MERKSAFDARAVLRIPAGSRSIETDAVRVNASENRTQSPSIVAVGPTGLAALDPCLTATLGDRTAFFADPDQACAEDVAESLARNELPTADATAVVEHDPGATTLPGGEDAPFAVGRERVVGACGWTRPTAIADYAARGPVLADGAGEALERAVASGLRGRGRGDIASDDPVGEYWETAASADGEPVVVVHANEADPRVNVDSLLLAADPLAVLDPAVAVADRVGASELVVYCNEDAERVHRTAADAAARLEGVVDGDVSIDVVAGPDEYAAGEPTMALEALEGAERLEARRRPPGPAEYGLHGRPTVIHTPRTLAQLRAIALEDAPVGADDDPGTRLFEVGGDLADSTVLEVPTDESLATAIEPLVVDDPVLACVGGVFGGLTETLDVSANATDLAAAGLGTNGAIELFGEDRCPVALAGRRAAFARETNCGRCVPCREGATQLTELLRSTYEREDAIDEARELARVMERSSLCGFGRDAARPTTTALEAFEPEFVAHANGRCPAGECNGENA; translated from the coding sequence ATGGAGCGAAAGAGCGCGTTCGACGCCCGGGCGGTCCTTCGCATACCCGCGGGTTCGCGATCGATCGAGACGGACGCCGTACGTGTGAACGCGAGCGAGAACCGAACCCAATCGCCGTCGATCGTCGCTGTGGGTCCGACCGGGCTTGCAGCGCTTGATCCCTGCCTCACGGCGACACTCGGCGATCGAACAGCGTTTTTCGCCGATCCCGACCAGGCGTGCGCCGAGGACGTCGCCGAGTCGCTGGCACGGAACGAACTCCCGACGGCCGACGCGACGGCCGTCGTCGAACACGATCCCGGAGCGACGACGCTTCCGGGAGGCGAGGACGCCCCGTTCGCCGTCGGTCGGGAGCGGGTGGTAGGCGCCTGCGGATGGACTCGTCCGACCGCGATCGCCGACTACGCCGCCAGGGGGCCCGTCCTCGCCGACGGAGCCGGCGAGGCGCTCGAGCGAGCCGTCGCGAGCGGTCTCCGGGGGCGCGGCCGAGGTGACATCGCGTCGGACGACCCGGTCGGCGAGTACTGGGAAACGGCGGCGAGCGCCGACGGCGAGCCCGTCGTCGTCGTCCACGCCAACGAGGCCGATCCGCGCGTGAACGTCGATTCGCTGTTGCTCGCCGCGGATCCGCTGGCCGTCCTCGATCCCGCGGTCGCGGTCGCCGACCGCGTCGGCGCCTCGGAGCTGGTCGTCTACTGTAACGAGGACGCCGAGCGCGTCCACCGAACCGCGGCCGACGCCGCCGCGCGCCTCGAGGGAGTCGTCGACGGCGACGTCTCGATCGACGTCGTCGCCGGTCCCGACGAGTACGCGGCCGGCGAGCCGACGATGGCCCTCGAGGCCCTCGAGGGTGCGGAGCGGCTCGAGGCGCGACGCCGTCCGCCCGGTCCGGCCGAGTACGGACTGCACGGGCGTCCGACCGTGATCCACACGCCGCGAACGCTCGCGCAGCTGCGAGCGATCGCACTCGAGGACGCACCCGTCGGTGCCGACGACGACCCCGGAACGCGGCTGTTCGAGGTCGGCGGCGACCTCGCCGACTCGACCGTCCTCGAGGTGCCGACCGACGAGTCCCTCGCGACGGCGATCGAGCCGCTCGTGGTCGACGACCCCGTGCTGGCGTGTGTCGGCGGCGTCTTCGGCGGGCTAACCGAGACGCTCGACGTCTCCGCGAACGCGACCGACCTCGCGGCCGCGGGACTCGGCACGAACGGCGCGATCGAGCTGTTCGGCGAGGATCGCTGCCCCGTCGCGCTCGCGGGACGGCGCGCGGCGTTCGCCCGAGAGACGAACTGCGGCCGCTGCGTTCCCTGCCGCGAGGGAGCGACGCAGCTGACCGAGCTACTCCGGTCGACCTACGAGCGCGAGGACGCGATCGACGAGGCTCGAGAGCTGGCCCGCGTGATGGAGCGCTCGAGCCTCTGTGGATTCGGCCGGGACGCCGCCCGCCCGACGACGACGGCGCTCGAGGCGTTCGAGCCCGAGTTCGTCGCCCACGCGAACGGCCGCTGTCCCGCCGGGGAGTGCAACGGAGAGAACGCATGA
- the fdhF gene encoding formate dehydrogenase subunit alpha, whose protein sequence is MSLQDHRQSHRDRAEVSDEQPLPSVPDVDDPQPDTPLTEEFTTGTANDPDPAGADGRTTVTVDGRAVTVDDGATILEAVEAAGADDDVPALCHYEGSEEIGPRSTCRTCVVDTDEHGIVPACSHPAEEGLEVRTDEEEAAEARDVNLDLVLSNHNLRCTTCGQNGRCELQDTAIENEVEEPRYGVFDDREEYEPLDDTSPFIQIDRNKCILCNRCVEACNDVQVEGVLRIEGTGEDTRIAFQNDAEAMVDSACVSCGHCATVCPTGSITEKGLADSATLPVPGFTQKNSIGKTVDPEDAGDPVEPDDSELSGVAGVMERAKRQATETVRNAGERALLEAEHAGESVAASILSEGQMFDIAEFVADRRLDDLDVTETTCGYCSVGCRFDVYTDDEEVLGVRPTDADHAPANDGFSTCVKGKFGYDFVDSEDRLEQPLVRDRESGELREAGWEEALERLVDGLTGIREEHGADALACFASSKCTNEENYLLQKFARQVLGTKNVDNCARLCHSSTVAALKQTVGYGAMTNRIEDVANADCYLITGSNTTESHPVLATRIKQNVRDGADLFVFDPRRVGIAEHADQYTRVEPGYDVAWINGLTRYVLEHDLHDEAFVAERTKNLEELREKVEPFTPAEVERLCGVAPDELANAAETIATADSCVFGWAMGMTQHSHGTQNVLALANLALVTGHIGKPNSGLSPFRGHNNVQGGGGDMGTLPNSLPGYQPVDDPDVLEVFEEAWGDRPPSEPGLTVPEVFDEAHEGAVRGMYVMGENPALSEPDIDHAEAALEELDFLVVQDIFPTETAEHADVVLPAASFAEKDGTFTNTERRVQLVRQALSPPGEARQDWQILQTIANRLGYDWSYDAPAEIMDEISDLAPIYGGISHERLEREGGLQWPCRDADDPGTPYLYDEAFNFDDGKARFVPADLGEPGELPDEEYPLTLTTGRVLYHFHTGTLTRRVEGIMSHVGESFVEVHPETAAQLGVADGEDVRLESRRGSIEVTAQVTDRPDRGVVFMPMHFADGAVNELTQETFDPISGIPEFKISSVRLEAASGMATPADD, encoded by the coding sequence ATGAGTTTACAGGATCACCGCCAGAGCCACCGCGACCGAGCCGAGGTATCGGACGAGCAACCGCTGCCGAGCGTGCCGGACGTCGACGATCCGCAGCCGGACACCCCGCTGACCGAGGAGTTCACGACGGGGACGGCGAACGATCCCGACCCCGCGGGCGCCGACGGCCGAACCACGGTCACCGTCGACGGACGAGCGGTCACCGTCGACGACGGCGCGACGATCCTCGAGGCCGTCGAGGCCGCCGGGGCCGACGACGACGTGCCCGCGCTGTGTCACTACGAGGGGAGCGAGGAGATCGGGCCCCGGAGCACCTGCCGGACCTGCGTCGTCGACACCGACGAACACGGGATCGTCCCCGCGTGTAGCCACCCCGCCGAGGAGGGGCTCGAGGTCCGAACCGACGAGGAGGAAGCCGCGGAGGCCCGGGATGTCAATCTCGATCTGGTGCTCTCGAATCACAACCTCCGGTGTACGACCTGCGGCCAGAACGGGCGCTGTGAGCTCCAAGACACCGCGATCGAGAACGAAGTCGAGGAGCCGCGCTACGGCGTCTTCGACGACCGCGAGGAGTACGAACCGCTCGACGACACCTCGCCGTTCATCCAGATCGATCGGAACAAGTGCATCCTCTGTAATCGCTGCGTCGAGGCCTGCAACGACGTCCAGGTCGAAGGCGTGCTCCGGATCGAGGGGACCGGCGAGGACACCCGCATCGCCTTCCAGAACGACGCCGAGGCGATGGTCGACTCGGCCTGTGTCTCCTGTGGCCACTGCGCGACGGTCTGTCCGACGGGGTCGATCACGGAGAAGGGACTCGCCGACAGCGCGACGCTGCCGGTTCCCGGCTTCACCCAGAAGAACTCCATCGGAAAGACCGTCGACCCCGAGGACGCGGGCGATCCCGTTGAGCCCGACGACAGCGAACTGTCGGGCGTCGCCGGCGTCATGGAGCGGGCGAAGCGACAAGCGACGGAGACGGTTCGGAACGCCGGCGAGCGCGCGCTCCTCGAGGCCGAACACGCCGGCGAGAGCGTCGCTGCGAGTATCCTCTCGGAGGGACAGATGTTCGACATCGCCGAGTTCGTCGCCGACCGTCGGCTCGACGATCTCGACGTTACCGAGACGACCTGTGGCTACTGCAGCGTCGGCTGCCGGTTCGACGTCTACACCGACGACGAGGAGGTGCTGGGAGTCCGACCGACCGACGCCGACCACGCCCCCGCCAACGACGGGTTCTCGACCTGCGTGAAGGGGAAGTTCGGCTACGACTTCGTCGACAGCGAGGACCGCCTCGAGCAACCGCTGGTGCGAGACCGTGAGAGCGGCGAGCTCCGCGAGGCCGGCTGGGAGGAGGCCCTCGAGCGCCTCGTCGACGGACTGACCGGAATCCGCGAGGAGCACGGCGCCGACGCGCTGGCCTGCTTTGCCTCCTCGAAGTGTACCAACGAGGAGAACTACCTGCTACAGAAGTTCGCCCGCCAGGTCCTGGGGACGAAAAACGTCGACAACTGCGCGCGGCTCTGTCACTCCTCGACGGTCGCGGCGCTGAAACAGACGGTGGGCTACGGCGCGATGACGAACCGCATCGAGGACGTCGCCAACGCCGACTGCTACCTGATCACCGGTTCGAACACGACCGAGAGCCACCCCGTGCTCGCCACCCGCATCAAGCAAAACGTCCGCGACGGCGCGGATCTGTTCGTCTTCGATCCGCGACGGGTCGGCATCGCCGAACACGCCGACCAGTACACCCGGGTCGAGCCCGGCTACGACGTCGCCTGGATCAACGGGTTGACTCGGTACGTCCTCGAGCACGACCTCCACGACGAGGCGTTCGTCGCCGAACGAACGAAGAACCTCGAGGAACTCCGGGAGAAGGTCGAGCCGTTCACACCCGCGGAGGTCGAGCGCCTCTGTGGCGTCGCGCCGGACGAACTCGCGAACGCGGCCGAGACGATCGCGACCGCCGACAGCTGCGTGTTCGGCTGGGCGATGGGGATGACCCAACACTCCCACGGCACCCAGAACGTGCTGGCGCTGGCGAACCTCGCGCTCGTCACGGGCCATATCGGCAAACCGAACTCGGGGCTCTCGCCGTTCCGCGGCCACAACAACGTCCAGGGCGGGGGCGGCGACATGGGCACGCTGCCAAACAGCCTGCCGGGCTACCAGCCCGTCGACGACCCCGACGTCCTCGAGGTCTTCGAGGAGGCCTGGGGCGACCGACCGCCGAGCGAGCCCGGGCTAACCGTTCCCGAGGTCTTCGATGAAGCCCACGAGGGCGCCGTCCGCGGGATGTACGTGATGGGCGAGAACCCCGCGCTCTCCGAACCCGACATCGATCACGCCGAGGCGGCGCTCGAGGAGCTTGACTTCCTCGTCGTCCAGGATATCTTCCCGACCGAGACCGCCGAACACGCCGACGTTGTCCTGCCGGCTGCAAGCTTCGCCGAAAAGGACGGTACGTTCACCAACACCGAGCGTCGGGTCCAGCTGGTCCGCCAGGCGCTGTCCCCGCCCGGGGAGGCCCGCCAGGACTGGCAGATCCTCCAGACGATCGCGAACCGGCTGGGCTACGACTGGAGCTACGACGCGCCCGCCGAGATCATGGACGAGATCAGCGATCTCGCGCCGATCTACGGCGGGATCAGCCACGAGCGCCTCGAGCGCGAGGGCGGACTGCAGTGGCCCTGTCGGGACGCGGACGATCCCGGAACGCCGTACCTCTACGACGAGGCGTTCAACTTCGACGACGGGAAGGCCCGGTTCGTCCCCGCCGACCTGGGGGAGCCCGGCGAGCTTCCCGACGAGGAGTATCCGCTGACGCTGACGACCGGGCGCGTCCTCTATCATTTCCACACGGGGACGCTCACCCGCCGCGTCGAGGGGATCATGTCCCACGTCGGCGAGAGCTTCGTCGAGGTCCACCCCGAGACGGCCGCCCAGCTCGGCGTCGCCGACGGCGAGGACGTCCGCCTCGAGTCCCGGCGCGGCTCGATCGAGGTGACCGCGCAGGTGACCGACCGTCCCGATCGGGGCGTCGTCTTCATGCCGATGCACTTCGCCGACGGCGCAGTCAACGAACTCACCCAGGAGACGTTCGATCCGATTAGCGGGATTCCGGAGTTCAAGATATCGAGCGTCCGGCTCGAGGCCGCAAGCGGGATGGCGACACCTGCAGACGACTAA
- a CDS encoding enoyl-CoA hydratase/isomerase family protein, which produces MSELEDEYELLSVEVGERADRVATVAIERPDARNALNGQVRTELKAAVAAADADDEVRVLVLTGGDGSGAFVAGADVTEFADRGVVEQREASERPRVYETVDDASIPVIARVNGHALGGGCELAQACDVRIAQAGAKLGQPEINLGIMPGGGGTQRLTRLVGEGQAMKLVLSGELIDAAEAKEIGLVDEVHDAEALDDRVYELAGKMAAKSPIALEFAKRAIKASSRTGLEEGLDYEAELFVQLFATEDKDEGIEAFLEGRDPEFTGE; this is translated from the coding sequence ATGAGTGAGCTCGAAGACGAGTACGAGCTGCTGTCGGTCGAGGTCGGCGAGCGCGCCGACCGGGTCGCGACCGTCGCGATCGAGCGCCCCGACGCGCGCAACGCGCTCAACGGCCAGGTCCGCACCGAACTCAAGGCGGCCGTCGCCGCGGCCGACGCCGACGACGAGGTTCGCGTCCTCGTGCTCACCGGGGGCGATGGGTCGGGCGCGTTCGTCGCCGGCGCCGACGTCACCGAGTTCGCCGACCGCGGCGTCGTCGAACAGCGCGAGGCCAGCGAGCGACCCCGCGTGTACGAGACCGTCGACGACGCCTCGATCCCCGTGATCGCCCGCGTCAACGGTCACGCGCTCGGCGGGGGCTGTGAACTCGCACAGGCCTGCGACGTCCGGATCGCGCAAGCAGGCGCGAAGCTCGGCCAGCCCGAGATCAACCTCGGGATCATGCCCGGCGGCGGCGGCACCCAGCGACTCACCCGGCTGGTCGGCGAGGGCCAGGCGATGAAGCTCGTGCTCTCGGGCGAGCTGATCGACGCCGCCGAAGCGAAAGAGATCGGCCTGGTCGACGAGGTCCACGACGCCGAGGCCCTCGACGACCGCGTCTACGAACTCGCCGGGAAGATGGCCGCGAAGAGCCCGATCGCGCTGGAGTTCGCCAAGCGGGCGATCAAGGCCAGCTCCCGGACCGGCCTCGAGGAGGGGCTCGACTACGAGGCGGAACTGTTCGTCCAGCTCTTTGCCACCGAGGACAAAGACGAGGGAATCGAGGCGTTCCTCGAGGGACGCGACCCCGAGTTCACCGGCGAATAG
- a CDS encoding 3-hydroxyacyl-CoA dehydrogenase family protein yields the protein MHVTVLGAGSMGHGIAQVSAMAGHEVVLRDIEADLVEDGLEGIRENLQGGVDREKVTEAEMEAALERIEGMTDLADAVADADLVVEAVPEDMELKKDVFTDVEDAADEETIIASNTSSLSVTEMASALERPERAVGLHFFNPPHIMDLVEIVIAEQTDDRTEEAAIEYVRGLEKEDVVVRDTAGFASSRLGVATGLEAIRMVEEGVASPADIDEAMKVGYGYPMGPLELTDLVGLDVRLHIAEHLREELGERFKPPQTLRRKVRAGNLGKKSGEGFYVWEDGERVGMSGDWGEDDE from the coding sequence ATGCACGTCACGGTACTCGGAGCCGGAAGCATGGGACACGGAATCGCGCAGGTGTCCGCGATGGCGGGCCACGAGGTCGTTCTGCGGGACATCGAAGCGGACCTCGTCGAGGACGGCCTCGAGGGGATCCGCGAGAACCTCCAGGGCGGGGTCGACCGGGAGAAGGTCACCGAGGCGGAGATGGAAGCGGCCCTCGAGCGGATCGAGGGAATGACCGACCTCGCGGACGCCGTCGCCGACGCCGATCTGGTGGTCGAGGCGGTTCCCGAGGACATGGAGCTGAAGAAAGACGTCTTCACCGACGTCGAGGACGCGGCCGACGAGGAGACGATCATCGCCTCGAACACGTCCTCGCTGTCGGTGACCGAGATGGCAAGCGCGCTCGAGCGTCCCGAGCGCGCCGTCGGGCTGCACTTCTTCAACCCGCCTCACATCATGGACCTGGTCGAGATCGTGATCGCCGAGCAGACCGACGACCGGACCGAGGAGGCGGCGATCGAGTACGTCCGCGGGCTCGAGAAGGAAGACGTCGTGGTCCGGGATACGGCAGGCTTTGCGTCCTCGCGACTCGGCGTCGCGACGGGGCTGGAGGCGATCCGGATGGTCGAAGAGGGCGTCGCCAGCCCGGCGGACATCGACGAGGCGATGAAGGTCGGCTACGGCTACCCGATGGGGCCCCTCGAGCTGACCGACCTCGTCGGGCTCGACGTCCGCCTGCACATCGCCGAGCACCTCCGCGAGGAACTCGGCGAGCGGTTCAAGCCCCCGCAGACGCTGCGCCGGAAGGTCCGGGCGGGCAACCTCGGCAAGAAGTCCGGCGAGGGGTTCTACGTCTGGGAGGACGGCGAGCGCGTCGGCATGAGCGGCGACTGGGGTGAGGACGATGAGTGA
- a CDS encoding amidase, producing the protein MDDPQTPTPDELERYAAVHHVDLSDDEREDLAAAAAQLLDAYERLAALSPSEPTTPTDPDRSGTVPDDDENPYNAFVRRCSISGAADGSALLEGYDVGLKDSVSLAGIGLTCGSAVLSEYVPSTDATVATRLLEAGATITGKLNMEDMAFSGSGELSAYGPVPNPRDPDHLAGGSSSGSGAAVVTGDVDVAIGTDQAGSIRIPAAWCGCVGHKPTYGLVPYTGIVGLGRSFDHAGPLARSVEDCARTLEAIAGADGLDPRQGAVPTEPYAEDLETDPADLTIGVLEEGFDREESEAGVDETVSDALDEFADAGAELREVSVPMHRDGLAIWNGIAIEETTATVAGEGIGSFGNGYYDAELMAAFGRARRERADEFPPTVKLVVALGEYLAEEYHGRFYARARNLALDLAAAYDEALADVDVLAMPTTPQTAHERLANPSRLQLLDRAVNMLANTAPFDATGHPALSVPAGSSDGLPVGLMLVGEAFEDATVLRAGRAFERSVDWTA; encoded by the coding sequence ATGGACGACCCTCAAACGCCGACCCCGGACGAACTGGAGCGGTACGCCGCGGTCCACCACGTCGATCTCTCGGACGACGAACGCGAGGACCTCGCGGCCGCGGCCGCCCAGCTTCTGGACGCCTACGAGCGGCTCGCAGCGCTCTCGCCGTCGGAACCGACGACGCCTACCGACCCCGATCGGTCCGGAACCGTCCCGGACGACGACGAGAACCCGTACAACGCCTTCGTCAGGCGCTGCTCGATATCCGGCGCCGCGGACGGCAGCGCCCTCCTCGAGGGGTACGACGTCGGACTGAAGGACAGCGTTTCCCTCGCCGGGATCGGGCTGACCTGTGGCTCCGCGGTGCTCTCGGAGTACGTGCCCTCGACGGACGCGACGGTCGCGACGCGGCTGCTCGAGGCGGGTGCGACGATCACCGGGAAACTCAACATGGAGGATATGGCGTTCTCGGGCAGCGGCGAGCTGTCTGCCTACGGTCCCGTCCCGAACCCGCGGGACCCCGACCACCTCGCCGGTGGCTCCTCGAGCGGGTCAGGCGCCGCGGTCGTCACCGGCGATGTCGACGTCGCGATCGGTACCGACCAGGCCGGCTCGATCCGCATTCCGGCTGCGTGGTGTGGCTGTGTCGGCCACAAGCCGACCTACGGGCTCGTCCCCTACACCGGGATCGTCGGGCTCGGCCGGTCGTTCGACCACGCCGGCCCCCTCGCGCGCTCGGTCGAGGACTGCGCCCGCACGCTCGAGGCCATCGCCGGTGCGGACGGGTTGGACCCGCGCCAGGGCGCCGTCCCGACGGAGCCGTACGCCGAGGACCTCGAAACCGACCCCGCCGATCTCACGATCGGCGTCCTCGAGGAGGGGTTCGACCGCGAGGAGAGCGAGGCAGGCGTCGACGAGACCGTCAGCGACGCGCTCGACGAGTTCGCCGACGCGGGCGCCGAACTCCGCGAGGTGTCGGTACCGATGCACCGCGACGGGCTCGCGATCTGGAACGGGATCGCCATCGAGGAGACGACTGCCACGGTCGCGGGCGAGGGGATCGGCTCCTTCGGGAACGGCTACTACGACGCCGAGCTGATGGCGGCGTTCGGCCGGGCGCGTCGGGAGCGGGCCGACGAGTTCCCGCCGACGGTCAAGCTCGTGGTCGCGCTCGGGGAGTACCTCGCCGAGGAGTATCACGGCCGGTTCTACGCCAGAGCCCGGAACCTCGCGCTGGACCTCGCGGCCGCCTACGACGAGGCCCTCGCCGACGTCGACGTCCTCGCGATGCCGACGACGCCCCAGACGGCCCACGAACGTCTCGCGAACCCCTCGCGGCTCCAGCTCCTCGATCGGGCAGTGAACATGCTCGCAAACACCGCGCCGTTCGACGCGACCGGCCATCCCGCGCTCTCGGTACCCGCGGGCTCGAGCGACGGGCTCCCGGTCGGGTTGATGCTCGTCGGCGAGGCGTTCGAGGACGCGACCGTGCTACGGGCGGGCCGTGCGTTCGAGCGAAGCGTCGACTGGACCGCCTGA
- a CDS encoding DUF7344 domain-containing protein → MTDDCDDRRRTSSGSPHGSEARSLDSLLEVLADERRRCLLAYLLDRDAATASLEAVTDGVLVELERRQRRRPEREVLAADLRHRHLPRLADVGVLEYDSRSQTVRVHGHERLEQLYERIRALEEE, encoded by the coding sequence ATGACAGACGACTGTGACGATCGCAGGAGAACGAGTTCGGGGAGCCCGCACGGATCGGAGGCGCGCTCGCTCGATTCCCTCCTCGAGGTGCTGGCGGACGAGCGACGACGGTGCCTGCTCGCGTACCTGCTGGACCGCGACGCAGCCACCGCGTCGCTCGAGGCTGTCACTGACGGCGTCCTCGTGGAGCTAGAACGGCGCCAGCGCAGACGGCCGGAGCGGGAGGTGCTCGCTGCGGACCTCCGGCATCGACATCTGCCGCGACTGGCCGACGTCGGCGTCCTCGAGTACGATTCCCGAAGTCAAACGGTACGGGTCCACGGCCACGAGCGTCTGGAGCAACTGTACGAGCGGATCAGAGCGCTCGAGGAGGAGTGA
- a CDS encoding OB-fold domain-containing protein yields the protein MRGIVAGSVYVPRFRLESEKVEAAWGTNHASGVEEKAVPAADEDALTMAIAAARRVLADAALDRAELETIAVATTNPPLEEGDVVPQLVRALELPSDVASATLTQHAAGGAEALSRALDADGPALVVASDCPEGNAADADHALGAGAAAFVIDDDPAVAIEDVAWHSDHAPGVRFRERGDRNVEGLDITTYERTAVREAVTEASSSLAVELEDVGAAAVHQPDGGLPYRITGDIPVSGEAVAAGTVVDRIGDAGAATVPIGLLAALAEAEDDATLGVFVGGGTAAALACKGNLPVSGLEDLENGEPVEYATYLRERGYVVDGEVAGGGANVSLPNWRRSLDQRYRLVAGNCPDCGGISFPPEGACQECHARVEFEPVEAARTGTTRAVTVIGQGGAPPEFAELQQRDGAYAVAIVELEADGGTVTLPAQLTDVDPESVAVGDEVRTTIRKIYTQEGVPRYGVKFEPVE from the coding sequence ATGAGGGGGATCGTCGCGGGCAGCGTCTACGTCCCCCGGTTCAGACTCGAAAGCGAGAAAGTCGAGGCCGCGTGGGGAACGAACCACGCTTCGGGCGTCGAGGAGAAAGCCGTCCCGGCGGCCGACGAGGACGCGCTGACGATGGCGATCGCGGCGGCCCGGCGCGTCCTCGCGGACGCCGCGCTCGACCGCGCGGAGCTGGAGACCATCGCGGTCGCGACGACGAACCCACCCCTCGAGGAGGGCGACGTCGTCCCGCAGCTGGTGCGGGCGCTGGAGCTCCCGTCGGACGTCGCGAGCGCGACCCTCACCCAGCACGCCGCGGGCGGCGCGGAGGCACTCTCGCGGGCACTGGACGCCGACGGCCCCGCCCTCGTCGTGGCTTCGGACTGTCCCGAAGGTAACGCCGCGGACGCCGACCACGCGCTCGGCGCCGGCGCGGCGGCGTTCGTGATCGACGACGATCCCGCGGTCGCGATCGAGGACGTCGCCTGGCACAGCGACCACGCGCCCGGTGTCCGCTTCCGCGAACGGGGCGACCGGAACGTCGAGGGGCTCGACATCACGACCTACGAGCGAACGGCGGTCCGCGAGGCCGTCACCGAGGCGTCCTCGTCGCTCGCGGTCGAGCTCGAGGACGTCGGCGCCGCGGCGGTTCACCAGCCCGACGGCGGGCTCCCCTACCGCATCACGGGCGATATCCCCGTCTCCGGCGAGGCGGTGGCGGCCGGAACCGTTGTCGACCGCATCGGCGACGCCGGCGCGGCAACGGTGCCGATCGGGCTGCTCGCGGCCCTCGCCGAGGCCGAGGACGACGCGACGCTCGGCGTCTTCGTCGGCGGCGGTACCGCAGCCGCGCTCGCCTGCAAGGGGAACCTCCCCGTCTCGGGTCTCGAGGACCTCGAGAACGGCGAGCCCGTCGAGTACGCGACGTACCTCCGCGAGCGCGGCTACGTCGTCGACGGCGAGGTCGCCGGCGGGGGCGCGAACGTGAGCCTGCCGAACTGGCGGCGCTCGCTCGACCAGCGCTACCGGCTCGTCGCCGGGAACTGTCCGGACTGTGGCGGGATCAGCTTCCCGCCCGAGGGCGCCTGCCAGGAGTGTCACGCTCGCGTCGAGTTCGAGCCCGTCGAAGCCGCTCGAACCGGAACGACCCGCGCGGTGACGGTCATCGGCCAGGGCGGCGCGCCGCCCGAGTTCGCCGAGCTACAACAGCGAGACGGCGCCTACGCCGTCGCGATCGTCGAGCTCGAGGCCGACGGCGGAACGGTGACGCTGCCGGCCCAGCTCACCGACGTCGATCCGGAGTCGGTCGCGGTCGGCGACGAGGTCCGGACGACGATCCGGAAGATCTACACGCAGGAAGGGGTGCCCCGGTACGGCGTGAAGTTCGAACCGGTCGAGTAG